The Planococcus liqunii genome includes a region encoding these proteins:
- a CDS encoding glycoside hydrolase family 3 protein produces the protein MKKIHKLLVLPLVIAALVVSSLAAGAGAAKAQNSAADLVILQNVPEVEVDSNGELTLKAVHLYEDGHFLGASEGLEWSSTNKTVASVDAEGTVTVLGKPGKTFITVTDGSYTDRIAVQVKPDGSAKTGKGKPPVKVSVIKSGGERYNLIEKAVAGMTMEEKVGQMLMPDFRNWKGQNVTQLLPEIEQLVKQYHLGGVILFRENVVTTEQTTKLVADYQEAAEKYGLLMTIDQEGGIVTRLQSGTDMPGSMALGATRSAEITENVGNAIGEELSALGINMNFAPSFDINNNPDNPVIGVRSFGENPELVAELGVAYTKGLQASGTAATAKHFPGHGDTATDSHIGLPEVPYDLERLKAVELYPFQKAMEAGIDAIMTAHVTFPKVDGTKVISKKDGSEITLPATLSHKVLTELMRDEMGYEGVIFTDALNMQAIADHFGPVEAVIRAVNAGSDIVLMPVGLESVANGLYEAVRSGEISEDRIESSAKRILALKLKRGIVKEETPKPVEEKVANALQVVGSEEHQQVEREASEKSITLVKNEGVLPLAPNPEDLVVVVGNAYSDELYAGLKARHGNTIWIQKDNLLTEQELAQVQAAKAVVVGTRTSTVSQRSPNSGQMKMANQIIASTDAPVIAVGIQNPYDIMAYPEVDAYLTQYSFRTASYEAMASTILGQLSPTGKLPVTIPDLAGGTLYEYGHGLTY, from the coding sequence ATGAAAAAAATTCATAAATTATTGGTTTTGCCGCTGGTGATCGCCGCCTTGGTGGTTTCTTCACTGGCAGCCGGCGCAGGAGCAGCAAAAGCGCAAAACTCGGCGGCCGATTTGGTGATTCTTCAAAACGTGCCTGAAGTCGAAGTCGACAGCAACGGGGAACTCACATTAAAAGCCGTGCATTTGTATGAAGACGGACACTTTTTGGGGGCTTCGGAAGGATTGGAATGGAGTTCGACGAATAAAACCGTAGCTTCTGTAGACGCCGAAGGTACGGTAACGGTTCTTGGAAAACCGGGGAAAACGTTTATCACAGTAACCGACGGCAGCTACACGGATCGAATCGCCGTGCAGGTAAAGCCGGATGGGTCCGCTAAAACCGGCAAAGGCAAACCGCCGGTAAAGGTGTCGGTAATTAAAAGCGGCGGAGAGCGCTATAACTTGATCGAAAAAGCAGTAGCCGGCATGACGATGGAGGAGAAAGTCGGCCAGATGCTGATGCCGGATTTCAGAAACTGGAAAGGGCAAAACGTCACACAGCTACTTCCAGAAATTGAGCAACTGGTGAAGCAATACCATCTGGGCGGGGTCATCTTGTTCCGTGAAAACGTCGTAACGACTGAACAGACAACAAAGCTTGTGGCGGACTATCAGGAAGCGGCAGAAAAATACGGCCTCTTGATGACGATTGACCAAGAAGGCGGCATCGTGACGCGTCTGCAGTCCGGAACCGATATGCCGGGAAGCATGGCGCTGGGAGCGACGCGCTCTGCAGAAATTACGGAGAATGTGGGGAACGCAATTGGCGAAGAGCTTTCCGCTCTTGGCATTAACATGAACTTTGCCCCGTCATTTGATATCAACAACAATCCGGACAACCCGGTCATCGGCGTCCGTTCATTCGGCGAAAATCCGGAACTGGTCGCGGAACTGGGTGTAGCTTATACGAAAGGGCTGCAAGCTTCCGGAACTGCTGCGACTGCGAAACATTTCCCGGGACACGGTGACACAGCGACCGATTCCCATATCGGCTTGCCGGAAGTGCCATATGATTTGGAACGATTGAAAGCAGTTGAATTGTACCCGTTCCAAAAAGCGATGGAAGCGGGCATTGATGCCATCATGACCGCGCACGTGACGTTCCCGAAAGTGGACGGCACAAAAGTCATTTCGAAAAAAGACGGCAGTGAAATCACGTTGCCGGCTACGCTCTCACACAAAGTACTAACGGAATTGATGCGGGATGAAATGGGCTATGAAGGCGTCATTTTCACCGATGCCTTGAATATGCAGGCGATTGCCGACCATTTCGGACCGGTTGAAGCCGTGATCCGTGCGGTCAATGCTGGAAGCGATATCGTCCTCATGCCGGTTGGGCTTGAAAGTGTCGCAAACGGTTTATACGAAGCGGTCCGTTCAGGAGAAATTTCCGAAGACCGCATCGAATCTTCAGCCAAGCGCATCCTGGCATTGAAATTAAAGCGCGGCATTGTGAAAGAAGAAACACCGAAGCCGGTTGAAGAAAAAGTGGCCAATGCGCTGCAGGTGGTCGGCTCGGAAGAACATCAGCAAGTTGAACGCGAAGCATCGGAAAAATCTATTACGCTTGTGAAAAATGAAGGCGTATTGCCGCTGGCACCAAATCCCGAAGACTTAGTGGTGGTTGTCGGAAATGCCTATTCCGATGAACTTTATGCAGGATTGAAAGCGCGCCATGGCAACACCATCTGGATTCAAAAAGATAATTTATTGACCGAGCAGGAACTGGCCCAAGTCCAAGCTGCAAAAGCAGTGGTAGTCGGAACGCGTACATCCACTGTCTCGCAGCGTTCGCCGAACAGCGGACAAATGAAAATGGCCAACCAGATTATTGCCTCTACCGATGCACCAGTCATTGCAGTCGGCATCCAAAATCCATACGATATTATGGCTTATCCGGAAGTGGATGCGTATTTGACGCAATACAGCTTCCGAACAGCAAGCTACGAAGCGATGGCTTCAACGATTCTAGGGCAATTGTCACCAACCGGAAAATTGCCGGTAACCATTCCGGATCTCGCAGGCGGCACACTTTATGAATACGGACACGGTTTGACTTACTAA
- a CDS encoding exo-beta-N-acetylmuramidase NamZ family protein, translated as MKKWIVMLLTAMLVLSTLSIAFANHDNGNGKSKDRGKGKKDQFAIGIEVLLEDQKHLIEGKNVGLITNPTGVDKDLNSIVDLLHNDPDVNLTALYGPEHGVRGDAQAGQYVEFYNDEVTGLPVYSLYGSTRKPTQEMLEGVDVLLFDIQDVGTRFYTYIYTMALAMEAAKEKGIPFIVLDRPNPQGGVKVEGPVLDPKFASFVGQYAIPLRHGMTVGELAGLFNEEFGIGADLTVVKMKGWKRNMFYDETGLEFVAPSPNMPTLETALAYPGTALIEGTNVSEGRGTTKPFEYIGAPFINSTELAKELNALELQGVAFRAASFTPAFSKHSGKLSHGIQVHITDRDAYLPVETGLHIVKTIYDLYPGEVTLTAFFNNLIGNDWIAQGIKDGMTVEEMKKQWKPELKEFEKVRKNYLLYK; from the coding sequence TTGAAAAAATGGATTGTAATGCTGCTCACCGCCATGCTCGTTTTATCTACACTTTCGATCGCATTCGCCAATCATGACAACGGCAACGGCAAATCGAAAGACCGCGGCAAAGGCAAAAAAGACCAATTTGCCATCGGAATCGAAGTGCTGCTGGAAGACCAGAAACACTTGATCGAAGGGAAAAACGTCGGGCTGATCACCAACCCGACAGGCGTGGATAAAGACTTGAACAGCATCGTGGACCTTTTGCACAATGATCCCGATGTGAATCTGACGGCATTGTACGGGCCGGAACACGGTGTGCGCGGGGATGCGCAGGCTGGGCAATATGTAGAATTCTATAATGATGAAGTGACCGGCCTTCCGGTTTACAGCCTATACGGCTCTACCAGAAAACCGACACAGGAAATGCTTGAAGGCGTTGACGTGCTGCTGTTTGATATCCAGGACGTCGGCACTCGTTTCTATACGTACATCTATACGATGGCGCTAGCGATGGAAGCGGCCAAAGAAAAAGGCATTCCGTTTATCGTGCTTGACCGTCCGAACCCACAAGGCGGCGTTAAAGTGGAAGGGCCGGTGCTTGATCCGAAATTCGCTTCATTTGTCGGGCAATACGCGATTCCGCTTCGCCACGGCATGACGGTCGGCGAATTGGCTGGACTGTTCAATGAAGAATTTGGCATCGGTGCCGACCTGACCGTCGTCAAAATGAAAGGCTGGAAGCGGAACATGTTCTACGATGAAACCGGGCTGGAATTTGTCGCACCTTCACCGAACATGCCAACACTTGAAACGGCTCTAGCCTATCCGGGAACCGCTTTGATTGAAGGCACGAACGTGTCGGAAGGCAGAGGCACGACCAAGCCATTCGAATACATCGGCGCACCGTTCATCAACAGCACCGAACTGGCAAAAGAATTGAATGCGCTGGAATTGCAAGGCGTCGCTTTCCGCGCAGCCTCGTTCACTCCGGCATTCTCGAAACACTCCGGCAAACTGTCGCACGGCATCCAAGTCCATATCACGGACCGCGACGCATACCTGCCGGTTGAAACCGGACTCCACATCGTCAAAACGATTTATGATCTGTATCCGGGCGAAGTTACATTGACTGCGTTCTTCAACAATTTGATCGGCAACGACTGGATTGCCCAAGGCATCAAAGACGGCATGACCGTTGAAGAAATGAAAAAACAATGGAAACCGGAACTGAAAGAGTTCGAGAAAGTCAGAAAGAATTACTTGCTGTATAAATAG
- the nagE gene encoding N-acetylglucosamine-specific PTS transporter subunit IIBC: MFSFLQKIGKSLMFPIATLPAAALLLRFGQDDLLGIPFLSAAGAGIIDNLAIIFAIGIAFGLAHDSNGGAALAGAIAYLVLTSAIVTINESINMGVFAGILSGIVGGLLYNKFYNVKFPAWLAFFGGRRFVPIITAATMTVLAGILGYAWPPIQDLIDSAGDWILNAGMFGVGAYGFFNRLLLPTGLHHVINTIVWFDFGTFTDATGEVVRGEINRFLKGDPTAGPFLSGFFPIMMFGLPAACLAMYAAAKKERKAIVGGMLFSIGFTSFLTGITEPIEFSFMFLSPLLYVVHALLTGVSMMIAYALDVHHGFGFSAGAIDFVLNYGLAQNPLVLLVMGLGTGVIYFAIFYFLIVKLDLKTPGREDEDAEDGNADTGNKGIDIRAYHTIEALGGAENIAAVDYCTTRLRMSVKDADRVNEKELKRHGAMGVMKVNKTNVQVVIGTAVEFLADAMKKRLANGNPAPESLNVPEEEMSTEPEMVKEIRAEDFAMPIDGEIIPLSEVPDEVFAKAMMGPGFGIVPSGNTLHSPVDGRVVTVFPTKHAIGIETDTGIEILIHVGLDTVKLNGEGFETLVEQGQLVQRGDALLKMDLTYLGANAPSVVTPVIFTNLTGQELEVLKKGSQKQGTVSILRIQ, from the coding sequence TTGTTCAGTTTTCTGCAGAAAATAGGGAAATCATTGATGTTCCCGATCGCAACATTGCCGGCAGCGGCTTTGCTCCTGCGGTTTGGCCAGGATGACTTGCTCGGCATTCCGTTCTTATCGGCAGCCGGTGCGGGAATCATCGACAACCTTGCCATCATTTTTGCCATCGGTATCGCTTTCGGGCTTGCCCATGACAGCAACGGCGGGGCGGCGCTTGCGGGTGCCATTGCTTATCTCGTATTGACTTCAGCGATTGTCACAATCAATGAATCAATCAATATGGGCGTATTTGCCGGAATCCTTTCCGGGATTGTCGGCGGGCTATTATACAATAAATTCTATAACGTGAAGTTCCCGGCCTGGCTCGCGTTCTTTGGAGGACGGCGCTTTGTTCCGATTATAACCGCTGCCACCATGACGGTGCTGGCAGGGATATTAGGCTACGCATGGCCGCCGATCCAGGATTTGATCGACAGCGCAGGCGACTGGATTTTAAACGCAGGCATGTTCGGGGTAGGGGCTTATGGTTTCTTCAACCGTTTGCTGTTGCCAACCGGATTGCACCACGTCATCAACACGATTGTCTGGTTTGATTTTGGTACATTCACGGACGCGACGGGAGAAGTCGTGCGCGGTGAGATCAACCGTTTCCTAAAAGGGGACCCGACAGCGGGGCCGTTCCTTTCCGGTTTTTTCCCAATCATGATGTTCGGGCTTCCGGCAGCATGTTTGGCTATGTATGCAGCAGCTAAAAAAGAACGCAAAGCGATTGTTGGCGGGATGCTGTTCAGTATCGGTTTCACGTCATTCCTTACTGGGATCACGGAACCAATCGAATTCTCATTCATGTTCTTATCGCCATTGTTGTATGTTGTCCATGCTTTATTGACAGGCGTATCGATGATGATTGCTTATGCACTTGATGTCCATCACGGCTTCGGATTCTCGGCAGGCGCCATCGACTTTGTTCTGAACTACGGGCTGGCACAGAATCCGCTGGTGCTCCTGGTTATGGGACTCGGAACCGGTGTCATCTACTTTGCCATTTTCTACTTCCTGATTGTCAAACTGGATCTGAAAACGCCTGGGCGTGAAGACGAAGATGCAGAAGACGGCAATGCAGATACGGGCAATAAAGGAATCGACATCAGAGCGTATCACACAATCGAAGCGCTTGGCGGCGCCGAAAACATTGCGGCAGTTGATTATTGCACAACGCGTCTTCGTATGTCTGTAAAAGACGCAGACCGGGTAAATGAAAAAGAACTGAAGCGCCACGGAGCAATGGGTGTTATGAAAGTGAATAAAACAAACGTCCAAGTGGTAATCGGAACAGCTGTTGAATTCTTGGCAGACGCCATGAAGAAACGCTTGGCCAATGGCAACCCGGCGCCTGAAAGCTTGAACGTGCCGGAAGAAGAAATGTCCACAGAACCTGAAATGGTGAAAGAAATCCGTGCAGAAGACTTTGCGATGCCGATTGACGGAGAAATCATCCCGTTGTCCGAAGTGCCGGATGAAGTATTTGCCAAAGCGATGATGGGGCCAGGATTCGGAATTGTGCCATCGGGCAACACGCTGCATTCACCGGTTGATGGCCGCGTAGTTACCGTTTTCCCGACGAAGCACGCCATCGGCATTGAAACGGATACCGGCATCGAAATCCTGATTCATGTAGGGCTCGATACGGTCAAACTGAACGGCGAAGGTTTTGAGACCCTCGTGGAACAAGGCCAGCTGGTTCAGCGCGGAGATGCATTATTGAAAATGGATCTGACTTATCTTGGAGCTAATGCACCTTCGGTGGTTACACCGGTCATTTTCACTAACTTGACAGGTCAGGAGCTTGAAGTGCTGAAAAAAGGTTCTCAAAAACAAGGCACTGTTTCGATCTTAAGAATTCAATAA